In a single window of the Zea mays cultivar B73 chromosome 5, Zm-B73-REFERENCE-NAM-5.0, whole genome shotgun sequence genome:
- the LOC100286025 gene encoding lyase isoform X1, whose protein sequence is MMDTLDSTEFKVVVSSEDQVELSFSSAYTPSSPTSVHLHVDKRLVVLKGSSGFYCYAILEHARDWPALNVTEARLAFKLNTDAFKYMAVSDDIQRYMPSAADRAEPRGAPLAYKEAVLLVNPQEPRFRGEVDDKYQYSMDNKDSTVHGWTTAGGVERSPNDNPVVGFWVITPSNEFKSGGPTKRELTSHVGPTTLTMFLGTHYVGNDIVLSISGGEYWKKVMGPVFVYLNSRPRRGGIGGCDHSRALWADAKAQARAEAGKWPYSFPKSPDFAKAGERGGVTGRLLVRDDDRFTTDDDNNDAAAAPMPVGTEAYVGLAAPGQAGSWVTECKGYQFWTATTATEDGFVFTIANVREGVYSLYAWVPGVLGEYVHASPVTVAVGGAVVDLGDLVFRPPRSGPTLWEIGVPDRKAAEFFVPDVDPRFANRLFLHKDRYRQYGLWARYAELYPDGDPVFTVGRSEPWKDWFFAHVTRKVGEGRYAPTTREIRFRLYRVVADGTYTLRVSLAAAHMSRLQVRVNGRGGGGAAELTTPEFGGGNAIARHGIHGVQWNFQFPIRGYLLREGDNSVSITQTRADGEFLGVLYDYVRLEAPPAHCRDPTATATTWRT, encoded by the exons ATGATGGACAC GTTGGACAGTACGGAGTTCAAGGTGGTGGTTTCAAGCGAGGACCAAGTGGAGCTTTCTTTCAGCAGCGCCTACACTCCGTCGTCGCCAACTAGTGTTCACCTGCATGTCGACAAGAG GCTCGTGGTACTGAAAGGCAGCTCCGGGTTCTACTGCTACGCCATCTTGGAGCACGCCCGCGACTGGCCCGCCCTCAACGTCACCGAGGCCAGGCTCGCCTTCAAGCTCAACACGGACGCGTTCAAGTACATGGCGGTCTCGGACGACATCCAGAGGTACATGCCGAGCGCGGCGGACAGGGCCGAGCCACGTGGCGCCCCGCTCGCCTACAAGGAGGCCGTGCTGCTGGTGAACCCGCAGGAGCCACGGTTCAGGGGCGAGGTGGACGAcaagtaccagtactccatggacAACAAGGACAGCACCGTGCATGGATGGACCACGGCCGGCGGCGTAGAACGCTCGCCGAACGACAACCCCGTCGTCGGCTTCTGGGTCATCACGCCCAGCAACGAGTTCAAGAGCGGAGGACCCACCAAGCGGGAGCTCACCTCCCACGTCGGCCCCACCACGCTCACG ATGTTTCTGGGGACGCATTACGTCGGTAACGACATCGTGCTCAGCATCAGCGGCGGCGAGTACTGGAAGAAGGTGATGGGCCCTGTCTTCGTGTACCTCAACTCCCGCCCGAGGCGAGGCGGCATCGGCGGCTGCGACCACAGCCGGGCGCTCTGGGCAGACGCCAAGGCGCAGGCGCGGGCGGAGGCCGGCAAGTGGCCCTACAGCTTCCCAAAGTCACCGGACTTCGCCAAGGCCGGAGAGAGGGGCGGCGTCACCGGCAGGCTGCTGGTCAGGGACGACGACAGGTTCACGACCGACGACGACAATAACGACGCGGCCGCCGCTCCCATGCCCGTTGGGACGGAGGCGTACGTGGGTCTCGCGGCGCCCGGGCAGGCCGGCAGCTGGGTAACGGAGTGCAAGGGCTACCAGTTCTGGACAGCGACAACGGCGACGGAGGACGGCTTCGTATTCACCATCGCCAACGTCCGGGAGGGAGTGTACAGCCTCTACGCGTGGGTTCCCGGGGTCCTCGGAGAATACGTGCACGCTTCCCCGGTGACCGTGGCGGTAGGCGGCGCCGTCGTCGACCTCGGCGACCTCGTGTTCCGGCCCCCCAGGTCGGGCCCGACGTTGTGGGAGATTGGGGTCCCCGACCGGAAGGCCGCGGAGTTCTTCGTTCCAGACGTGGATCCCCGATTCGCCAACAGGCTCTTCCTGCACAAGGACAGGTACAGGCAGTACGGTCTGTGGGCGAGGTACGCCGAGCTGTACCCTGACGGCGACCCCGTCTTCACCGTCGGCCGGAGCGAACCTTGGAAGGACTGGTTCTTCGCGCATGTCACCAG GAAGGTAGGCGAAGGCCGGTACGCGCCGACGACGCGGGAGATCCGATTCAGGCTGTACCGCGTCGTGGCCGACGGCACGTACACGCTGCGTGTGTCGCTCGCTGCCGCGCACATGTCCAGGCTGCAGGTGCGCGTGAATGGGCGGGGCGGTGGCGGTGCGGCGGAGCTGACCACACCGGAGTTCGGCGGCGGGAACGCCATCGCGCGCCACGGGATCCATGGAGTGCAGTGGAACTTCCAGTTCCCAATCAGGGGATACCTGCTGCGGGAAGGCGACAACAGCGTCAGCATCACGCAGACCAGGGCCGACGGCGAGTTCCTAGGTGTCTTGTACGACTACGTCCGCCTCGAGGCACCTCCGGCGCACTGCCGAGACCCCACGGCCACGGCGACGACGTGGCGTACATGA
- the LOC100286025 gene encoding lyase precursor, with product MAAATVVGGTWTRTSRSSLSLVVVFLLLHMGVGATATPPRHHTAAASGITLRVDDYLHQVAVDNGLVQVTLSKPQGHITGVRYNGHRNLLHYDGSQNSGGYWDVVWNYPGSDQPGGMMDTLDSTEFKVVVSSEDQVELSFSSAYTPSSPTSVHLHVDKRLVVLKGSSGFYCYAILEHARDWPALNVTEARLAFKLNTDAFKYMAVSDDIQRYMPSAADRAEPRGAPLAYKEAVLLVNPQEPRFRGEVDDKYQYSMDNKDSTVHGWTTAGGVERSPNDNPVVGFWVITPSNEFKSGGPTKRELTSHVGPTTLTMFLGTHYVGNDIVLSISGGEYWKKVMGPVFVYLNSRPRRGGIGGCDHSRALWADAKAQARAEAGKWPYSFPKSPDFAKAGERGGVTGRLLVRDDDRFTTDDDNNDAAAAPMPVGTEAYVGLAAPGQAGSWVTECKGYQFWTATTATEDGFVFTIANVREGVYSLYAWVPGVLGEYVHASPVTVAVGGAVVDLGDLVFRPPRSGPTLWEIGVPDRKAAEFFVPDVDPRFANRLFLHKDRYRQYGLWARYAELYPDGDPVFTVGRSEPWKDWFFAHVTRKVGEGRYAPTTREIRFRLYRVVADGTYTLRVSLAAAHMSRLQVRVNGRGGGGAAELTTPEFGGGNAIARHGIHGVQWNFQFPIRGYLLREGDNSVSITQTRADGEFLGVLYDYVRLEAPPAHCRDPTATATTWRT from the exons ATGGCCGCCGCGACTGTTGTTGGCGGAACGTGGACGAGAACATCAAGGTCGTCGTTGTCGCTAGTGGTGGTATTCCTGCTGCTACACATGGGCGTCGGAGCCACTGCGACGCCGCCGCGGCACCACACCGCCGCCGCCAGTGGCATCACATTGCGCGTCGATGACTATCTGCATCAG GTGGCTGTGGACAACGGCCTGGTGCAGGTGACGCTGTCCAAGCCACAGGGCCACATTACCGGCGTCCGCTACAACGGCCACCGCAACCTCCTGCACTACGACGGCAGCCAAAACTCGGGAGG GTATTGGGATGTGGTGTGGAACTACCCGGGCTCCGATCAGCCAGGAGGAATGATGGACAC GTTGGACAGTACGGAGTTCAAGGTGGTGGTTTCAAGCGAGGACCAAGTGGAGCTTTCTTTCAGCAGCGCCTACACTCCGTCGTCGCCAACTAGTGTTCACCTGCATGTCGACAAGAG GCTCGTGGTACTGAAAGGCAGCTCCGGGTTCTACTGCTACGCCATCTTGGAGCACGCCCGCGACTGGCCCGCCCTCAACGTCACCGAGGCCAGGCTCGCCTTCAAGCTCAACACGGACGCGTTCAAGTACATGGCGGTCTCGGACGACATCCAGAGGTACATGCCGAGCGCGGCGGACAGGGCCGAGCCACGTGGCGCCCCGCTCGCCTACAAGGAGGCCGTGCTGCTGGTGAACCCGCAGGAGCCACGGTTCAGGGGCGAGGTGGACGAcaagtaccagtactccatggacAACAAGGACAGCACCGTGCATGGATGGACCACGGCCGGCGGCGTAGAACGCTCGCCGAACGACAACCCCGTCGTCGGCTTCTGGGTCATCACGCCCAGCAACGAGTTCAAGAGCGGAGGACCCACCAAGCGGGAGCTCACCTCCCACGTCGGCCCCACCACGCTCACG ATGTTTCTGGGGACGCATTACGTCGGTAACGACATCGTGCTCAGCATCAGCGGCGGCGAGTACTGGAAGAAGGTGATGGGCCCTGTCTTCGTGTACCTCAACTCCCGCCCGAGGCGAGGCGGCATCGGCGGCTGCGACCACAGCCGGGCGCTCTGGGCAGACGCCAAGGCGCAGGCGCGGGCGGAGGCCGGCAAGTGGCCCTACAGCTTCCCAAAGTCACCGGACTTCGCCAAGGCCGGAGAGAGGGGCGGCGTCACCGGCAGGCTGCTGGTCAGGGACGACGACAGGTTCACGACCGACGACGACAATAACGACGCGGCCGCCGCTCCCATGCCCGTTGGGACGGAGGCGTACGTGGGTCTCGCGGCGCCCGGGCAGGCCGGCAGCTGGGTAACGGAGTGCAAGGGCTACCAGTTCTGGACAGCGACAACGGCGACGGAGGACGGCTTCGTATTCACCATCGCCAACGTCCGGGAGGGAGTGTACAGCCTCTACGCGTGGGTTCCCGGGGTCCTCGGAGAATACGTGCACGCTTCCCCGGTGACCGTGGCGGTAGGCGGCGCCGTCGTCGACCTCGGCGACCTCGTGTTCCGGCCCCCCAGGTCGGGCCCGACGTTGTGGGAGATTGGGGTCCCCGACCGGAAGGCCGCGGAGTTCTTCGTTCCAGACGTGGATCCCCGATTCGCCAACAGGCTCTTCCTGCACAAGGACAGGTACAGGCAGTACGGTCTGTGGGCGAGGTACGCCGAGCTGTACCCTGACGGCGACCCCGTCTTCACCGTCGGCCGGAGCGAACCTTGGAAGGACTGGTTCTTCGCGCATGTCACCAG GAAGGTAGGCGAAGGCCGGTACGCGCCGACGACGCGGGAGATCCGATTCAGGCTGTACCGCGTCGTGGCCGACGGCACGTACACGCTGCGTGTGTCGCTCGCTGCCGCGCACATGTCCAGGCTGCAGGTGCGCGTGAATGGGCGGGGCGGTGGCGGTGCGGCGGAGCTGACCACACCGGAGTTCGGCGGCGGGAACGCCATCGCGCGCCACGGGATCCATGGAGTGCAGTGGAACTTCCAGTTCCCAATCAGGGGATACCTGCTGCGGGAAGGCGACAACAGCGTCAGCATCACGCAGACCAGGGCCGACGGCGAGTTCCTAGGTGTCTTGTACGACTACGTCCGCCTCGAGGCACCTCCGGCGCACTGCCGAGACCCCACGGCCACGGCGACGACGTGGCGTACATGA